One stretch of Shewanella sp. Arc9-LZ DNA includes these proteins:
- a CDS encoding LysR substrate-binding domain-containing protein — translation MKYSLKQITVFDAVASLESVSAAARKLSMTQSAVSMSLSQLENLLDRPLFIRQGNRLTLSHWGNWLRPKARQLLQDAQQIQFGLHEQHIISGQFKLCSSQTAAEYLLPNLISKIDNDFPELRIDLEVENTEHVVEGLINYDYDLGIIEGRNDDSRLHQEKWIDDHLVVVAAPHHPYANAEKISLAQLEQAKWVLREQGAGTRRIFEGAIHGVLEKLNVWKEYEHVLLLKALVRNGSYLSCLPHITVEQDVAEGKLVIIDTPQLNLQRQLSFVWRNDAGDNPLRDCVLNEARRMSKTL, via the coding sequence ATGAAATACTCGCTTAAACAAATTACCGTTTTTGATGCTGTGGCCAGTCTTGAAAGTGTTAGCGCAGCTGCCAGAAAGCTATCGATGACCCAATCAGCTGTGAGTATGTCACTTTCTCAGCTAGAGAATTTACTAGACCGTCCGCTGTTTATTAGACAAGGCAACCGACTAACCCTAAGCCATTGGGGCAATTGGTTAAGGCCCAAAGCACGCCAATTACTTCAAGATGCACAACAAATTCAATTTGGCTTACACGAACAACACATAATTAGTGGTCAATTTAAGTTATGTTCGAGCCAAACTGCAGCAGAATATTTATTGCCAAACTTAATCAGCAAAATTGATAATGATTTTCCAGAATTAAGGATTGATCTTGAGGTTGAAAACACCGAACACGTTGTTGAAGGATTAATTAACTACGACTATGACCTTGGTATTATTGAGGGGCGTAACGACGATAGCCGCTTACATCAAGAAAAGTGGATTGATGATCATCTTGTGGTAGTTGCCGCGCCGCACCACCCTTATGCCAATGCTGAAAAAATTAGTTTAGCGCAATTGGAACAAGCAAAATGGGTGCTTAGAGAGCAAGGTGCTGGTACCAGACGCATTTTTGAAGGAGCTATCCACGGTGTGCTTGAAAAACTCAATGTGTGGAAAGAATACGAACATGTACTGCTGTTAAAGGCATTGGTCAGAAATGGGTCTTACTTAAGCTGCCTGCCCCATATTACCGTAGAGCAAGATGTTGCTGAAGGTAAGCTGGTTATTATTGATACACCACAGCTTAACCTACAGCGTCAATTGTCTTTTGTATGGCGCAATGATGCGGGTGATAATCCGCTTCGTGATTGCGTCCTA
- the cysK gene encoding cysteine synthase A, whose product MSKIFEDNSYTLGNTPLVRLNRVSNGKVLAKIEARNPSFSVKCRIGANMIWDAEKKGILTKDIELIEPTSGNTGIALAYVAAARGYKLTLTMPNTMSLERRKLLKALGANLVLTEGAKGMKGAIDKAEEIRQSAPEKYLVLGQFDNPANPEIHEKTTGPEIWNDTDGEVDVFVAGVGTGGTLTGVSRYLKAQGKTITSVAVEPVDSPVIAQALAGQPIQPGPHKIQGIGAGFIPGNLDLSIIDRVEAVTNEESIEMARRLMKEEGILVGISSGAAVVAANRIAALPEFADKTIVVILPSAAERYLSTALFAGEFSDSENVQ is encoded by the coding sequence ATGAGCAAAATTTTCGAAGATAATTCATATACTTTAGGCAACACACCGTTAGTTCGTTTAAACCGCGTTAGCAACGGTAAGGTGTTAGCAAAAATAGAAGCACGTAACCCAAGCTTTAGTGTTAAGTGTCGTATTGGCGCCAACATGATTTGGGATGCTGAAAAGAAAGGTATACTCACCAAAGATATCGAGTTAATTGAACCTACATCAGGTAACACCGGTATTGCACTTGCTTATGTTGCTGCAGCACGTGGTTATAAATTAACCTTAACCATGCCAAATACCATGAGCTTAGAGCGTCGTAAGCTACTGAAAGCATTAGGTGCAAACTTAGTGCTCACAGAAGGCGCTAAAGGTATGAAGGGTGCCATTGATAAGGCTGAAGAAATTCGCCAATCTGCGCCTGAAAAATACCTAGTGCTTGGCCAATTTGATAATCCTGCTAACCCTGAAATACACGAAAAAACCACTGGTCCAGAAATCTGGAATGATACCGATGGTGAAGTTGATGTATTTGTGGCCGGTGTTGGTACTGGCGGAACCTTAACAGGTGTAAGCCGTTATTTAAAAGCGCAAGGCAAAACCATTACCTCTGTTGCTGTTGAACCAGTTGATTCTCCGGTTATTGCGCAAGCATTAGCAGGCCAGCCAATTCAGCCTGGTCCACACAAAATCCAAGGTATTGGCGCAGGTTTCATCCCAGGCAACCTAGATTTATCTATTATTGACCGCGTTGAAGCGGTAACCAACGAAGAGTCTATTGAAATGGCTCGTCGTTTAATGAAAGAAGAAGGTATCTTAGTCGGTATTTCTTCTGGTGCCGCGGTTGTGGCTGCAAATCGTATTGCTGCATTACCAGAGTTTGCTGATAAAACTATCGTGGTAATATTGCCTTCAGCTGCTGAACGTTATTTATCAACGGCGTTATTTGCTGGTGAGTTTAGCGATAGCGAAAACGTACAGTAA
- a CDS encoding beta-ketoacyl-ACP synthase III produces MNKVVISGSGLYTPPYSVSNDELVNSYNSYVDQFNQQHSAEIEAGTTLALAYSSSEFIEKASGIKSRYVMVKDGILDTNIMMPLIADRPSESLSMQAEMGIEAANQALQQANLTAEDIDLVIVACAYTQRAYPAIAIEIQQAIGTKGFAYDMLVACSSATFAIVNAVNAIRGGTANRVLVINPELTSPQINFRDRDSHFIFGDVATAVVVEREELSTSKLAFNVLSTRCVTEYSSNIRSNFGFVNRCDPENATTADKLFHQQGRKVFKELLPMIYQHLDAQFTDEQIKPEEFKRLWLHQANINMNLFVVKKLLGDNVEPTQAPIVLDEYANTASAGSVIAFHKFNHDFKTGDLGLLCSFGAGYSIGSIVLEKC; encoded by the coding sequence ATGAATAAAGTTGTGATTTCAGGCAGTGGTTTATATACACCACCTTACAGTGTCTCTAACGACGAATTAGTTAATAGCTACAATAGTTATGTTGACCAGTTTAATCAACAGCATTCGGCCGAAATTGAGGCCGGGACCACGCTAGCGTTGGCATATTCGTCAAGTGAGTTTATCGAAAAAGCCTCTGGGATTAAAAGCCGTTATGTCATGGTAAAAGACGGTATTCTTGATACCAATATTATGATGCCATTAATTGCAGATAGACCTTCTGAGTCTTTGTCTATGCAAGCCGAGATGGGTATTGAAGCTGCGAACCAAGCATTACAACAAGCAAACTTAACGGCTGAAGATATCGATTTGGTTATTGTGGCGTGTGCTTATACCCAACGAGCTTACCCAGCTATTGCCATTGAAATCCAACAAGCTATTGGCACCAAGGGCTTTGCCTATGACATGTTAGTGGCATGTTCATCGGCTACGTTTGCAATTGTGAATGCCGTTAACGCTATTCGTGGCGGCACAGCTAATAGAGTGTTGGTCATTAATCCTGAGTTAACCTCGCCGCAAATCAACTTTCGCGATCGCGATAGCCATTTTATTTTTGGTGATGTTGCTACTGCAGTCGTGGTTGAACGCGAAGAGTTATCTACATCAAAACTTGCCTTTAACGTGTTGTCTACGCGCTGTGTAACCGAATATTCTAGTAATATTCGCAGTAACTTTGGCTTTGTTAATCGCTGCGACCCTGAAAATGCAACCACGGCAGATAAGTTGTTTCATCAGCAAGGCCGTAAAGTGTTTAAAGAACTACTGCCGATGATTTACCAGCATTTGGACGCACAATTTACCGATGAACAAATAAAGCCTGAAGAATTTAAGCGCTTATGGCTTCATCAAGCCAATATAAACATGAATTTGTTTGTAGTGAAGAAGCTTCTTGGTGATAATGTTGAACCAACTCAAGCGCCTATTGTATTAGATGAGTATGCCAATACCGCTTCTGCGGGATCGGTTATTGCTTTTCATAAATTTAACCACGATTTTAAAACAGGTGATTTAGGCTTGTTGTGCTCATTTGGTGCAGGCTACTCTATCGGTAGTATCGTACTTGAAAAGTGTTAG
- a CDS encoding response regulator, whose amino-acid sequence MRVLIVEDSTTVSKILKHMIVQDLGYHVDIAPDMSSALVFLEKNQYFVVVADLNLPDASDGDIVKLVASYSTPCIVLTSNLDAAQRREILKLSIVDYIPKDKRHSYQYVVKLIDRLYRNQDVKVLVADDSLVSRKFVKMLLEQHLFKVIEANDGEEALAVLEAQPDIQLLITDYNMPKVDGVELVLRVREQFNREDIAIIGLSNDNDESLSAKFIKNGANDFLQKPFVHEEFHCRVLNTLDSLDMMRNLWRKANRDYLTKAYTRRYFFGQYQQNDSEQKLLSVALLDIDFFKKINDTYGHDVGDEVLIEFVQRLENAFGANFTVARFGGEEFVVAFKGLDAIKASLLVNKFREQCESNPIMTSAGDLSVSFSCGVSTLSNETLDHALQRADELLYKAKNAGRNKVVSQ is encoded by the coding sequence TTGCGAGTGTTGATTGTAGAAGATAGCACCACGGTATCGAAAATATTAAAACACATGATTGTTCAGGATCTTGGATACCATGTGGATATCGCACCTGATATGTCGAGTGCATTGGTTTTTTTAGAAAAAAATCAATATTTTGTAGTGGTTGCAGATTTAAATTTACCCGATGCTTCTGACGGCGATATTGTCAAGTTAGTGGCATCGTATTCGACTCCTTGTATCGTACTGACTAGTAATCTAGACGCTGCTCAACGTCGAGAAATCTTGAAACTCAGCATCGTTGACTATATCCCAAAAGATAAACGTCACAGTTATCAATATGTGGTCAAGTTAATTGACAGACTTTATCGCAATCAAGACGTTAAAGTATTGGTTGCAGATGATTCGCTGGTGAGTCGTAAGTTTGTAAAAATGCTGCTTGAACAGCATTTGTTCAAGGTTATCGAAGCCAATGACGGTGAAGAAGCATTAGCCGTATTAGAGGCGCAGCCTGATATTCAGTTGCTTATTACTGATTACAACATGCCAAAGGTTGATGGTGTTGAACTTGTTTTGCGGGTACGTGAGCAGTTTAACCGTGAAGATATCGCTATCATTGGTTTGTCTAATGACAATGATGAAAGTTTGTCGGCAAAGTTTATTAAAAACGGCGCTAATGATTTTTTACAAAAACCGTTTGTGCATGAAGAGTTTCATTGTCGAGTGCTTAACACCCTTGATTCACTCGATATGATGCGTAATTTGTGGCGTAAAGCCAATCGTGATTATTTAACTAAAGCCTACACTCGGCGTTATTTTTTTGGTCAATACCAACAAAATGATTCGGAACAGAAACTGCTATCAGTGGCACTATTAGACATTGATTTTTTTAAAAAAATCAATGATACCTATGGCCATGATGTCGGCGATGAAGTGTTAATTGAATTTGTGCAACGCTTAGAAAACGCCTTTGGAGCTAACTTTACTGTAGCGCGTTTTGGTGGAGAAGAATTTGTTGTTGCTTTTAAAGGTTTAGATGCCATTAAAGCTAGCCTACTAGTGAATAAATTTCGGGAACAATGTGAAAGCAACCCGATAATGACCTCGGCAGGGGATTTGTCTGTTTCATTTAGTTGCGGCGTGTCTACCTTGAGTAATGAAACATTAGACCATGCACTGCAACGTGCCGATGAGTTGCTGTATAAAGCTAAAAATGCAGGTCGCAATAAAGTTGTTTCTCAGTAA
- a CDS encoding carbohydrate binding family 9 domain-containing protein, whose protein sequence is MPTSSLTPINRLTRTCDVIFTLALVILSSLLSFAAFAGSSQQFHLDIPTINEDIELDGDFNEPAWQHATEVILRYETSPGENTAAPVTTTAKVYASNTSLYFAFTAHDPNPDNIRANLRDRDKSWGDDMVGIKLDTFNNARLAYQFFINPYGVQSDSIENELTGQESDAWDGIWYSKGKLTKNGFQVEVQLPLRLFNFDDSNPIQTWGIELIRFYPRNETHRLSTHKIDRNVSCQLCQLGIASGLAGATQGKDLQLTPSIVANQSQQRDVTQAQPWSDDSNVDVGLDLRWGITPTTLLNATINPDFSQVEADAGQLDVNNTFALFFPEKRAFFLDNKDYFDTQLDLLHTRNISSPDYGLKLTSKTDNHTVAILAANDTQTQFLVPGNLSSDVAILDQQSHNMAARYRFDPSREFSIGGLVTLKQADDYHNYVASVDIKYQPTKQDTFTAQYAHSQTAYPDDLFTNFCNTDDCLQPSERCEFGDCNINERVLRTHKDDNFNDNMYAVSYQHERRNWYASTHYESTGDDFRADLGFIDKIDVAKFVAGGGYIWYPDNHFFSKINLGGDWDITHNQNNERLEQETEMYIEFDGGLQSFIATGIVQRQRVGRRHNPSIIDIENNTSEFNETLGWFYTNFTPIGSLKLELDVNYGDDIDFANDRPATITMLNPGIEWKLTESLVLDISHRYQTLDVDDGRLFTANLSDMRLNWQLTLNSFIRLSSVYTRIERDPDLYRYQRPNTLYQDMGNELLYGYKLNPQSVFYLGYSDAFIANDDIDSLTQDEKTYFMKLSYAWLL, encoded by the coding sequence ATGCCAACTAGCAGCTTAACCCCAATCAACCGATTAACCCGCACCTGTGACGTTATATTCACGTTAGCATTGGTAATATTAAGCAGTTTATTATCTTTTGCTGCGTTTGCGGGGTCGAGCCAGCAATTTCATCTCGACATCCCGACCATCAATGAAGATATTGAGCTTGATGGCGACTTTAACGAGCCTGCATGGCAACATGCTACCGAGGTAATACTGCGTTATGAAACCTCTCCTGGAGAGAATACCGCTGCACCAGTGACAACCACAGCTAAAGTCTATGCGTCGAACACCAGCCTATATTTTGCGTTTACTGCCCACGATCCTAATCCGGACAATATTAGGGCAAATCTACGTGATCGAGACAAATCCTGGGGCGATGACATGGTGGGTATTAAACTGGATACCTTCAATAATGCTCGTTTAGCCTACCAATTTTTTATTAACCCTTATGGCGTCCAAAGTGATTCCATAGAAAATGAACTCACAGGCCAAGAAAGTGATGCGTGGGACGGGATTTGGTATAGCAAAGGTAAACTGACCAAAAACGGTTTCCAAGTTGAGGTACAACTCCCCTTAAGACTGTTTAATTTTGATGACAGTAATCCAATTCAAACTTGGGGCATTGAGCTTATTCGCTTTTATCCTCGCAATGAAACCCATCGCTTATCCACTCATAAAATCGACCGTAACGTGTCATGTCAGTTATGCCAATTAGGTATCGCATCGGGTTTAGCCGGCGCAACTCAGGGTAAAGACTTACAACTCACGCCCTCTATTGTGGCAAATCAAAGCCAGCAACGAGACGTGACACAAGCCCAACCTTGGAGCGATGACAGTAATGTCGATGTTGGATTAGATTTACGTTGGGGGATCACACCGACTACCTTACTTAACGCCACCATTAACCCAGACTTCTCTCAAGTGGAAGCCGATGCGGGTCAGCTAGATGTTAACAACACATTTGCACTCTTCTTTCCTGAAAAGCGCGCCTTTTTCTTAGATAACAAAGATTACTTTGATACCCAATTAGATTTGCTACACACCCGCAATATTAGCTCGCCAGATTATGGTTTAAAATTGACCAGCAAAACCGACAACCATACTGTTGCAATATTGGCGGCTAATGACACTCAAACCCAGTTTTTAGTCCCTGGCAATTTAAGTTCTGATGTGGCGATATTAGATCAGCAAAGTCATAACATGGCGGCTCGTTATCGATTTGACCCCAGCAGAGAGTTTTCAATCGGTGGCCTAGTGACCTTAAAACAAGCGGATGATTATCATAACTATGTTGCCAGTGTTGATATAAAGTACCAACCGACGAAACAAGATACTTTTACCGCACAATATGCGCATTCACAAACAGCTTATCCGGACGATTTATTCACTAACTTTTGCAATACGGATGATTGTTTACAACCATCTGAACGATGCGAATTTGGTGATTGTAATATTAACGAACGCGTTTTACGCACCCATAAAGACGATAATTTTAACGACAACATGTACGCGGTTAGTTATCAACATGAACGCCGTAATTGGTATGCCAGTACTCACTACGAATCTACAGGTGATGATTTCCGTGCCGATCTTGGCTTTATCGACAAAATTGATGTCGCAAAATTTGTCGCTGGCGGTGGCTACATTTGGTATCCAGATAATCATTTCTTCAGCAAAATCAACCTCGGCGGCGATTGGGACATTACTCATAATCAAAACAACGAACGACTCGAGCAAGAAACAGAAATGTATATCGAGTTTGACGGCGGACTTCAAAGTTTTATCGCCACAGGGATAGTGCAACGACAACGAGTGGGCAGACGCCACAACCCGAGCATTATTGATATAGAGAATAACACTAGTGAATTTAATGAAACCTTAGGTTGGTTTTACACCAACTTCACTCCTATTGGATCGCTGAAATTAGAACTAGATGTGAACTATGGCGATGACATTGATTTCGCTAATGACAGGCCTGCAACTATCACTATGTTGAATCCGGGTATCGAATGGAAATTAACGGAATCATTAGTGCTTGATATATCACACCGCTACCAGACATTAGACGTCGATGATGGTCGTTTATTTACCGCTAATCTCAGTGATATGCGCCTCAATTGGCAGCTGACGCTAAACAGTTTTATCCGCTTAAGCAGTGTGTATACTCGCATAGAGCGCGACCCTGACTTATATCGTTACCAACGTCCAAATACACTGTATCAAGATATGGGTAATGAATTGCTCTATGGCTATAAACTTAATCCCCAAAGCGTGTTTTATCTGGGTTATTCAGACGCATTTATTGCTAATGATGACATCGACTCGTTAACCCAAGACGAAAAAACCTATTTCATGAAACTCAGTTACGCTTGGCTGCTTTAG
- the cysZ gene encoding sulfate transporter CysZ produces the protein MVTNSIIAKKSGVNYFIQGFQLIKQPGLRSFVFIPLMINLVLFASAMYFALGQLTALFTWMDGQLPEYLSWLNFLLWPLAVLTMLVVMSFLFSSVMNWIAAPFNGLLAEKVEQHLTGKSLNTGGSVDMIKDLPRIFGREWIKLKYYLPRALLFLVLFWLPIIGQTAAPILWFLFTAWMMAIQYCDYPFDNHKVPFDDMKFALKNTKGSSFSFGATVTVFSMIPIVNFIVMPVAICGATAMWVDKYRDAYKNSSIAPD, from the coding sequence ATGGTTACCAATTCAATAATCGCCAAGAAAAGTGGTGTGAATTATTTTATCCAAGGGTTTCAATTAATTAAACAACCGGGTTTGCGCTCATTTGTCTTTATACCGCTGATGATCAATTTAGTCTTATTCGCCTCAGCGATGTATTTTGCACTAGGACAATTAACAGCATTATTTACCTGGATGGATGGACAACTCCCAGAATATCTAAGCTGGTTGAATTTTTTATTATGGCCATTAGCCGTACTGACAATGCTAGTGGTAATGTCATTTTTATTCAGTTCCGTAATGAACTGGATTGCAGCGCCGTTTAATGGTTTGTTGGCCGAAAAAGTCGAGCAGCATCTCACCGGAAAAAGCTTAAACACCGGCGGTTCAGTCGATATGATCAAAGATTTGCCGCGAATTTTTGGTCGAGAATGGATTAAGCTAAAATACTATTTACCACGAGCATTATTGTTTTTAGTGTTATTTTGGTTGCCGATTATCGGCCAAACTGCAGCGCCCATTTTATGGTTTTTATTCACTGCGTGGATGATGGCAATTCAATATTGTGACTATCCATTTGATAATCATAAAGTGCCTTTTGATGATATGAAGTTCGCCCTCAAAAATACTAAAGGATCTAGTTTTAGCTTCGGTGCTACCGTGACAGTGTTTTCAATGATACCGATTGTAAACTTTATCGTTATGCCGGTAGCCATTTGTGGTGCAACCGCTATGTGGGTCGATAAATATCGTGACGCCTACAAAAATAGCAGTATTGCCCCAGATTAA
- a CDS encoding chromosome segregation protein SMC, which translates to MRLKQIKLAGFKSFVDPTKIPFDNALSAIIGPNGCGKSNVIDAVRWVLGESSAKHLRGDSMTDVIFNGSSARKPISVAGVELVFENIQGRLTGQYASYQEISVKRQVNRDSESSYFLNGQKCRRKDITDLFMGTGLGPRSYAIIEQGTISRLIESKPQELRVFIEEAAGISRYKERRRETENRIRHTRENLERLNDIRVELGAQLDKLSQQAKAALQYRELKNSERELHSQLLVMRYQQLLQQTDRLDAETAEGELKSEALAKTAQQGDTSVIQLKQQLAELSDAEHKLVEQYYQAGNTMTKLEQQLAHQQQQDSQLQQQIQVLQQQIKQADDNIVSMTDTHQQLVAQLDTHQPAYEQASIVLEQIDEQVFAIEEACDDQQQQVTQYAETLATHKMQLALSQSTLSHQQQSLVQNEQYLAQLQTELAVLAQQNNQQQLQNSTAELANVEQQLNDKQLQYSQLELSLLEQQQAVTEASDAYQTLKQTVTRHHSRLQFIDELLADHTQDDGQQLWQVIEVVPGWEKAVDKVLQGLSQLPVLGLGQTSSLSVSPPTVGFEPQHQVTYPALTTPVNLTPWLQHVVWASSLSEAKELLPTLLPEQYIATQEGYLIGNGFVLNHTQAGQSAIVLSQERTSLSQQLIELEQQQLLSQQSLTSLTQRAATTQVELNQCQQACHQLQIEQTKLHSLVTSLTQQAVEKRDKQQQCSQSIAKLEQQIGDKQMHVDALEEQVLTQEDVLLQAMNQHDVAQQAWQTSQAKLRETKVTRTDAANSVKQLQAQVQQHATQQALSEQKLKQQHEKQTELVSQLTQLQQMLLDNQQQQGQHDLSQLSIQLAQALEQQQALQQQLQQNRSQQAELQTSLDRLVLMQKQQLVVLQDLTQKISTLKLRREGLKGQANGQLQLLQEQQIQLQQVIADIPEHASVDVWSQQLEKVKQNIIRLGAINLAAIEEFESQRERKAYLDSQDDDLNKGLAILEDAIRKIDKETRSRFKATFETVNHDLGLLFPKVFGGGRAYLALTGDDLLETGVTIMAQPPGKKNSTIHLLSGGEKALTALSLVFAIFRLNPAPFCMLDEVDAPLDDANVERFCRLLKEMSQSVQFIYISHNKITMEMADQLIGVTMHEPGVSRIVAVDIEAAVAMADAV; encoded by the coding sequence ATGAGATTAAAACAAATAAAACTTGCTGGATTTAAGTCGTTTGTAGACCCAACTAAAATCCCATTTGATAACGCCTTATCAGCGATTATTGGCCCTAACGGCTGCGGTAAATCCAATGTGATCGATGCCGTGCGCTGGGTGCTGGGCGAAAGTTCAGCAAAGCATTTGCGCGGTGATTCGATGACCGACGTTATTTTTAACGGCTCATCGGCACGCAAACCCATTTCTGTTGCGGGTGTCGAACTGGTATTCGAGAACATTCAGGGAAGGCTCACTGGACAATATGCCAGTTATCAAGAAATCTCGGTAAAGCGACAAGTTAACCGCGACAGTGAATCAAGTTATTTCCTTAATGGTCAAAAATGTCGTCGAAAAGACATAACCGACTTATTCATGGGTACGGGTCTTGGGCCGCGTAGTTATGCCATTATCGAGCAAGGTACTATTTCACGCTTAATCGAATCTAAACCTCAAGAATTAAGAGTTTTTATTGAAGAAGCTGCAGGCATTTCGCGTTATAAAGAACGTCGCCGTGAAACCGAAAACCGTATTCGTCATACCCGTGAAAACCTCGAACGTTTAAACGATATTCGAGTTGAACTCGGTGCTCAATTAGACAAATTATCGCAACAAGCAAAAGCTGCTCTGCAGTACCGCGAATTAAAAAATAGCGAACGAGAGTTGCATAGCCAACTATTAGTGATGCGCTATCAGCAATTGTTGCAGCAAACAGACAGACTTGATGCCGAAACGGCCGAAGGTGAGCTTAAATCTGAAGCGTTAGCCAAAACCGCACAACAGGGCGACACCAGTGTTATTCAGCTGAAACAGCAATTGGCTGAGCTCAGTGATGCTGAACATAAGCTGGTAGAGCAATATTACCAAGCCGGTAATACCATGACCAAGCTTGAGCAACAGCTTGCTCATCAGCAACAGCAAGACTCTCAGTTACAGCAACAAATTCAAGTATTACAACAGCAAATCAAACAAGCTGACGATAATATTGTCAGCATGACCGATACTCATCAGCAATTAGTTGCGCAATTGGATACTCACCAACCCGCTTATGAACAGGCGAGTATTGTGCTTGAGCAAATCGATGAGCAAGTTTTTGCTATCGAAGAAGCGTGTGATGATCAGCAGCAACAAGTAACCCAATATGCTGAAACCTTAGCGACTCATAAAATGCAGTTGGCACTGAGCCAATCGACGCTCAGCCATCAACAGCAAAGTTTGGTTCAAAACGAACAGTACTTAGCTCAATTACAAACAGAGTTAGCTGTTTTAGCTCAGCAAAACAACCAACAGCAGTTGCAAAACAGCACGGCAGAATTAGCTAATGTTGAACAACAACTAAATGATAAACAGCTGCAGTACAGTCAACTTGAGCTTTCCTTACTTGAGCAGCAACAAGCCGTCACTGAAGCGAGTGATGCTTATCAAACCCTTAAGCAAACTGTCACTCGTCATCATTCTCGATTGCAATTTATTGATGAGTTACTGGCCGATCATACTCAAGATGATGGCCAACAATTATGGCAAGTTATTGAGGTTGTGCCTGGCTGGGAGAAAGCGGTCGATAAAGTGTTACAAGGCTTAAGTCAATTACCTGTTCTAGGGTTGGGGCAAACATCTTCATTGAGCGTTTCTCCGCCTACAGTGGGTTTTGAGCCACAGCATCAAGTGACGTATCCTGCTTTAACAACCCCAGTTAATTTAACGCCATGGTTACAACATGTTGTGTGGGCGTCCAGTCTCAGTGAAGCAAAGGAGTTATTACCAACATTGCTTCCTGAGCAATATATTGCCACTCAAGAAGGTTACTTGATAGGCAATGGTTTTGTGCTCAATCATACTCAGGCAGGGCAATCCGCTATTGTACTGAGCCAAGAGCGAACAAGCTTAAGCCAGCAATTAATAGAACTTGAGCAACAACAGCTATTGTCTCAGCAATCTCTGACATCGTTAACTCAACGGGCTGCGACCACTCAGGTAGAGCTGAATCAATGCCAACAGGCTTGTCATCAGTTGCAAATAGAGCAGACAAAACTGCACTCTTTGGTGACGAGTTTAACTCAACAAGCCGTTGAGAAACGCGATAAGCAACAGCAATGCAGCCAATCAATCGCCAAGCTTGAACAGCAAATTGGTGATAAACAAATGCATGTCGATGCCCTTGAAGAACAAGTGCTAACGCAAGAAGATGTATTGTTGCAAGCAATGAACCAACACGATGTTGCTCAACAAGCTTGGCAAACAAGCCAAGCTAAATTGCGTGAAACCAAAGTTACTCGCACCGATGCTGCAAATAGCGTTAAACAGCTGCAAGCACAAGTGCAACAACATGCTACCCAGCAAGCATTGAGTGAACAAAAATTAAAGCAACAACATGAAAAACAGACAGAATTAGTCAGTCAATTGACTCAGTTACAACAAATGTTGCTCGACAATCAGCAACAACAAGGTCAACATGATTTAAGTCAATTATCAATACAGCTGGCGCAAGCACTCGAGCAGCAACAAGCATTACAGCAGCAATTACAGCAAAATCGGTCTCAACAAGCAGAGCTTCAAACCAGTTTAGACCGTTTAGTATTGATGCAAAAACAACAGCTTGTAGTGTTACAAGACTTGACTCAAAAGATAAGCACGTTAAAGTTACGTCGTGAGGGCTTAAAAGGGCAAGCTAATGGGCAGCTGCAATTGCTGCAAGAACAGCAAATTCAGTTACAACAGGTCATTGCCGACATACCGGAACATGCATCTGTTGATGTTTGGTCGCAACAGCTTGAAAAAGTAAAACAGAACATTATACGTTTAGGTGCTATCAACCTTGCAGCCATTGAAGAATTTGAATCGCAACGAGAGCGAAAAGCTTATTTAGACAGTCAAGATGACGACCTAAATAAAGGATTAGCGATTTTAGAAGATGCTATCCGTAAGATAGATAAAGAAACCCGAAGCCGTTTTAAAGCCACATTCGAAACGGTAAACCATGATTTAGGGCTGCTATTTCCTAAAGTTTTTGGTGGGGGAAGAGCTTATTTGGCATTAACCGGTGATGACCTGCTTGAAACGGGTGTTACTATTATGGCGCAACCGCCAGGTAAGAAGAATAGCACCATACATTTACTTAGTGGTGGAGAAAAAGCGTTAACCGCTTTATCATTAGTCTTTGCCATTTTTAGACTGAATCCAGCACCTTTTTGTATGCTAGATGAAGTAGATGCACCTTTGGATGACGCCAACGTCGAACGTTTTTGTCGGTTACTGAAAGAAATGTCACAAAGTGTGCAATTTATTTATATCAGTCATAATAAAATAACAATGGAAATGGCTGATCAACTTATTGGCGTTACTATGCATGAACCTGGCGTTTCAAGAATAGTCGCAGTGGACATTGAAGCCGCCGTCGCCATGGCAGACGCGGTATAA